The Fuscovulum sp. sequence TTCGGCAAAGCCGTGCCGCGCCGCCGGATCGGGCAGGGGGATATGCACTTCGGTCAGCAATTCGCCGGGCGCAAGCGCGGTGGCATAGCTGCCTTCAAAAAACGCATCAGCCGGAATACTGCGCCGCCCCTTTGGCCCCTGTACATGGATCACCGCCCGCAGCGCCAGCGCGCAGGCAGGCATCTCTGCCGCGGGATCAGCCAGTGCAAGGCTGCCACCAAAAGTGCCCCGGTTGCGGATGGCTGAATGGGCCACATGCTGCACGGCCTCGGCCAGCAGCGGCAGATGAGCGGCGATCAAAGGGTGACGCTCTACCTCGGCATGGCGGGTCAGGGCGCCGATCACGATGTGATCCCCCTCTCGCCGGATGCCCGAAAGCGCGGTCACCGCATTCAGGTCAATCAGCAGGCCGGGACGATCGAGCCGAAAGTTCAACGCAGGGATCAGGCTCTGCCCACCGGCCAGAAACCGCGCCTCGCCGTCCGAATCCGCCATCACCCGGACCGCATCCTCGACTGACTGGACGCGGACATAGTCGAAGTGTGAAGCCTTCATGCCGCCGCCCCCGATCCCGCTTTCTCGAAAGATTATCTATCGAACGATAAATAGCAAGACCGAACGCATCGGCAAGGGCGATGCCGCGCATCGCCGTACTCATCCTGAAAACATCAGAGAATGAGGTCAGACCTCAGGCTCGTTCGGCCCGCTGTCGCGCCAGCCCGGATTCCACATCCGTCAGGCCCAGAAGGGAGGCCACCATCCGCAGCAGGCGGTCTTCCTCGGCATCGCGCACCCCATCGGCCAGTGCGACAGACCACAGCGCCTCCATCAGCGCGGACCGATCCTCCAACGCCGTGGCGGTCTTCAGCGCGCGGGTGAACCGCACCGTATCCGGCGCGATGTTCTCCAACTCTTCCGCCTCGGCCCGCAGCTTGGCCACTTCGAACGGGCCAATCTGATGATGCGTCATCAGCACGCGGTCAATCCGTTCGGCCTCTTCCGCCGAATAAAGACCATCGGTTTTCGCCACCCGTACCAAAAGCGCCGCCAAGGCCAGGCGGGCATCGGGTTGGGGCAGGCGGGTGGGTTCGGGGGCGCTCAGCGCGCGCAGGATCGCTTGCAACATGAAAGGAAGAATAGGCGGCACAACGGGCGGCGGCAAGCCGCCCTGCTTTCACGCCTGCGGCACTGTGATCCTGCCCTCTGAGACCGGCACCGCCGCCCCCCGGATGCGCACGGCCTGTACCGCACCGCTCACGACATCGACCGACAGGAACAGATCCGAGGCTCGCCCCATTTCCACCCCCTGCCGCAGATGGAACCGGTTCGCCCCATCCGCCAGCACTCCGCTCGCACGCAACTGCGCCGCAAGGATCGCGGTGGCCGACCCGGTGGCTGGGTCTTCCGGAATGCCCGCTGTCGGCGAAAACATCCGCGCGCGGAAATCGCGTTCCGCTCCCGGCGTATACAGATAGGCGCTGTCGACCCCAGCCGCCGCCATCACCGCATCCCAATGCGGCTGCATCGCCCGCGCCCGGGCCAACACGGACAGCGAGGCAACCGGCACATACAGAAACCGCGGTCCGCCCTGCCAGATGCCCGGCCGATGCGCGCCAAAACCTATTTCACCCGGCTCCAACCCCAAAGCGGGCGCAAGCCGGTCCTCGGCCACCAACCCCTCCGTGCCATGCGGCACGACCGGCGCGGTGAACTCCGCCTCCATCAACCCGCCTTTCCGCCAGACGGTAACAGGAACCAGCCCCGCCTCTTCCTCCAGCACTATATGCCGTTCGAAATCGCTCAAACCTGCATCCTCCAGTCCGGCATCCATGGAGGCCAGCAAGATGGCGCAACCGATTGTGGGATGACCCGCAAAGGGTATTTCCGCTGTTGGAAAGAAAATGCGCACCCGCGCCCGGTGGGCGGGGTCGCGTGGGGCCATCACGAAAATGGTTTCCGACAGGTTAAACTCCCGCGCGATGGTCTGCATCTGCGTCGTCGATAGTCCATCCGCGCCCAGCACCACGGCCAGTGGATTGCCCGTGAAGGGCAGGGTGGTGAACACATCCAGCGTGCGAAACTCAAGCATTGCCCAATCCCCGGAACATCGCGTCCAGCCGCGCGCATTCCTCTTCGATCCCGAACGGTGGGTTCAGCATCCACATTCCCGTGCCGATCATCCGATGCCCGTCCCGCACCGGGGGAAAGCGCAACTCATGCCGCAAGCTGCCGAGAAACGCCGTCTCCAGCGCCCGCAGCATCGGCCCATGCGCGCCCTCGGTCAGGATCGGATACCACAGCGCGATGATCCCCACATTCCATTTGCGGACCACCTGCCCGATCAGCTTGGGGATGGTCTGGTAATCGGCCTTCACCTCATAGGACGGGTCAATCAGCATCATCCCGCGCCGCGGGGTAGGGGGCGTCACGGCCATCGCCATTTCGAACCCGTCCCGCTTCTGGATATGCGCACCCCAGGGTAACAGCAGCGCCGACAGCGCCGAATGTTCCTGCGGATGCAACTCGGCCAGATGCATCACATCGCCTTCGCGCAGCGCCATTGCCGCCAGCAGGGGCGATCCCGGATAGGCCTGCGCGCCGTGCAGTGCTCGCACCCCCGCCAGCGACCGGCGATAGGGGTGGTCGGCATTGAACGCGCCCTCAACCCGCGCGATCCCCAGCGCGGCCTCGCCTGTCTTGCTGGCCTCAGGGCTGCCCAGATCATAAAGCCCGCGCCCCGAATGGGTTTCGATATAGGTCAGCGGCTTGTCCTTGCGCGTCAGATAGTCCAGCACCCAGCACAGCAGCGCGTGCTTCTGGACATCGGCAAGGTTCCCGGCGTGATAGCTGTGTTGATAGGAAAGCATGCCCTTCGCCTAACCGGGAACGCCGCGCCGTGCAACGCCCGCCTGATGCCGGCACGGTGCAGTTCGCATCTTTCTGGCCCCATGCCAAAGCGCGTGATGGACAGCCCGCAGCCGCAGGCGTAGCCAAGGGCAAAACCCCATAAGG is a genomic window containing:
- a CDS encoding PhzF family phenazine biosynthesis protein, with amino-acid sequence MLEFRTLDVFTTLPFTGNPLAVVLGADGLSTTQMQTIAREFNLSETIFVMAPRDPAHRARVRIFFPTAEIPFAGHPTIGCAILLASMDAGLEDAGLSDFERHIVLEEEAGLVPVTVWRKGGLMEAEFTAPVVPHGTEGLVAEDRLAPALGLEPGEIGFGAHRPGIWQGGPRFLYVPVASLSVLARARAMQPHWDAVMAAAGVDSAYLYTPGAERDFRARMFSPTAGIPEDPATGSATAILAAQLRASGVLADGANRFHLRQGVEMGRASDLFLSVDVVSGAVQAVRIRGAAVPVSEGRITVPQA
- a CDS encoding xanthine dehydrogenase family protein subunit M; this encodes MKASHFDYVRVQSVEDAVRVMADSDGEARFLAGGQSLIPALNFRLDRPGLLIDLNAVTALSGIRREGDHIVIGALTRHAEVERHPLIAAHLPLLAEAVQHVAHSAIRNRGTFGGSLALADPAAEMPACALALRAVIHVQGPKGRRSIPADAFFEGSYATALAPGELLTEVHIPLPDPAARHGFAELTRRRGDYAMAGLALMAGPEARVVWFGLADRPLRDLGAEAALAQGPHAAAAAALDGVEVWGDLHNSAETKVHLARVMIRRLLERMT
- the rlmJ gene encoding 23S rRNA (adenine(2030)-N(6))-methyltransferase RlmJ yields the protein MLSYQHSYHAGNLADVQKHALLCWVLDYLTRKDKPLTYIETHSGRGLYDLGSPEASKTGEAALGIARVEGAFNADHPYRRSLAGVRALHGAQAYPGSPLLAAMALREGDVMHLAELHPQEHSALSALLLPWGAHIQKRDGFEMAMAVTPPTPRRGMMLIDPSYEVKADYQTIPKLIGQVVRKWNVGIIALWYPILTEGAHGPMLRALETAFLGSLRHELRFPPVRDGHRMIGTGMWMLNPPFGIEEECARLDAMFRGLGNA
- a CDS encoding TerB family tellurite resistance protein, which codes for MLQAILRALSAPEPTRLPQPDARLALAALLVRVAKTDGLYSAEEAERIDRVLMTHHQIGPFEVAKLRAEAEELENIAPDTVRFTRALKTATALEDRSALMEALWSVALADGVRDAEEDRLLRMVASLLGLTDVESGLARQRAERA